Proteins encoded by one window of Erythrobacter sp.:
- the gcvH gene encoding glycine cleavage system protein GcvH, producing MPRYFTEDHEWIDVDGDTATIGITDYAQGQLGDVVFVEVPQPGAELAKGAEAAVVESVKAASEVYAPIGGTVTEGNAALEADPELVNSSPEDAGWFFKLAIADAGELDGLMDAGAYKAFCEAL from the coding sequence ATGCCACGCTATTTCACTGAAGACCACGAATGGATCGACGTCGATGGCGATACCGCCACCATCGGCATCACCGACTATGCGCAGGGCCAGTTGGGCGACGTGGTCTTCGTCGAAGTCCCGCAGCCGGGCGCGGAACTGGCCAAGGGCGCGGAAGCTGCCGTGGTCGAAAGCGTGAAGGCGGCGAGCGAAGTCTATGCCCCCATCGGCGGCACGGTGACCGAAGGCAATGCGGCGCTGGAAGCCGATCCCGAACTGGTCAATTCCTCGCCCGAAGATGCCGGATGGTTCTTCAAGCTGGCGATTGCCGATGCTGGCGAGCTTGATGGGCTGATGGATGCGGGCGCTTACAAGGCGTTTTGCGAGGCGCTGTAG
- the gcvPA gene encoding aminomethyl-transferring glycine dehydrogenase subunit GcvPA, whose product MRYLPLTDTDRTAMLAAVGAPTIDALFADVPAEHYLTGPVEGLPLHASEMAVERHMRALSKQNLAAADAPFFIGAGAYRHHIPATVDHLIQRGEFLTAYTPYQPEIAQGTLQMLFEFQSQVARLYGCAIANASMYDGSTACWEAIVMAARQTRRDRVLIDGGVHPHYVSVAQTMAHFTPGHVDYTLPKLEADAGEDALIARIDGATSCVVVQYPDIMGRIPDLARIAEATHAAGALLIVVNTEPVALGALEAPGHLGADIVVGEGQAIGVGLQFGGPYLGLFAIRDPKLVRQMPGRLCGETVDADGKRGFVLTLSTREQHIRREKATSNICTNSGLCALAFSIHMTLLGEKGLTALAAENHRLACLAAERLGAVKGCSVVNEAFFNEFTLRVPVDARQLVRDLAAKGVLAGVGLGKLFPDGEGRENGLLVTVTETVSEADIQAFVSALEEVLP is encoded by the coding sequence ATGCGCTACCTCCCCCTTACTGACACCGACCGCACCGCGATGCTTGCCGCCGTGGGCGCACCGACCATCGATGCGCTGTTCGCAGATGTCCCTGCCGAACATTACCTCACCGGCCCGGTCGAAGGCCTTCCGCTGCACGCCAGCGAGATGGCGGTGGAGCGGCACATGCGGGCGCTGTCCAAACAGAACCTCGCGGCGGCCGATGCGCCGTTCTTCATCGGCGCGGGGGCCTATCGCCACCACATTCCCGCCACGGTCGATCACCTGATCCAGCGCGGCGAATTCCTCACCGCCTACACGCCCTACCAGCCGGAAATTGCGCAGGGCACCCTGCAGATGCTGTTCGAATTCCAGTCGCAGGTGGCGCGGCTCTATGGCTGCGCGATTGCCAATGCCTCGATGTACGATGGCTCGACCGCCTGCTGGGAAGCGATCGTGATGGCCGCGCGGCAGACCCGGCGGGACCGGGTGCTGATCGACGGCGGCGTGCATCCGCATTACGTTTCGGTCGCGCAGACGATGGCCCATTTCACCCCCGGCCATGTCGACTACACCCTGCCGAAGCTGGAAGCCGACGCGGGTGAGGACGCGCTGATCGCGCGGATCGACGGAGCAACCTCCTGCGTGGTGGTGCAGTACCCGGACATCATGGGCCGCATCCCCGATCTGGCGCGGATTGCCGAAGCGACGCACGCTGCGGGCGCGCTGCTGATCGTGGTGAATACCGAGCCGGTGGCGCTCGGCGCGCTGGAGGCTCCGGGCCATCTGGGGGCGGACATCGTGGTCGGCGAAGGGCAAGCGATCGGCGTCGGGCTGCAATTCGGCGGGCCGTACCTCGGCCTGTTCGCGATCCGCGATCCCAAGCTGGTGCGGCAGATGCCGGGGCGACTGTGCGGGGAAACCGTCGATGCCGACGGCAAGCGCGGCTTCGTGCTGACGCTCTCGACCCGCGAACAGCATATCCGCCGCGAAAAGGCGACGAGCAACATCTGCACCAATTCCGGCCTCTGCGCGCTGGCCTTCTCGATCCACATGACCCTGCTGGGCGAGAAGGGGCTGACCGCACTGGCGGCGGAGAACCACCGGCTCGCCTGCCTCGCCGCCGAGCGACTGGGCGCGGTGAAGGGATGCAGCGTGGTCAACGAAGCCTTCTTCAACGAATTCACCCTGCGCGTTCCGGTCGATGCACGGCAACTAGTGCGCGATCTGGCGGCCAAGGGCGTGCTGGCGGGCGTGGGCCTCGGCAAGCTGTTCCCCGATGGCGAGGGGCGCGAGAACGGCCTGCTCGTGACCGTCACCGAAACTGTCAGCGAAGCGGATATCCAGGCCTTCGTTTCTGCGCTTGAGGAGGTGCTGCCATGA
- the gcvPB gene encoding aminomethyl-transferring glycine dehydrogenase subunit GcvPB has translation MNKPVNPSGWKPGAPMASDGAQDYPTVTGNKALMLEEPLIFEIGGKDTCGVDFTPPLPLAGGAGGGPEIETVVSPTPDPSRQREGKLGKFARTQPLGLPGLSEPETVRHYTRLSRQNYGIDLGFFPLGSCTMKHNPRLNEKVARMPGFADVHPLQPVDTVQGALKVIDELAHWLITLTGMSAVAMSPKAGAHGELCGILCIRAALEARGDAREVVLVPESAHGTNPATAAFAGYKVENIPADAQGRVDLAALKARLGPDVAGVMITNPNTCGLFERDMKAISDAVHAAGGLVYCDGANFNAIMGRVRPGDLGIDAMHINLHKTFSTPHGGGGPGSGPVVLSEALVPFAPLPFVMRNADGSLRMVEEENAGEDAAQSFGRMTAFHGQMGMFTRALTYILSHGADGLRQASGDAVLNANYVLRQLEDVLHAPFGATGPCMHEALFGDEGFADGLTTLDLAKGLIDEGFHPMTMYFPLVVHGAMLIEPTETESKAALDHFIMAMRSLAERAKAGDQTLKTAPHHAPRARLDEAHAARHPRLAWSEVVS, from the coding sequence ATGAACAAGCCCGTCAACCCGAGCGGGTGGAAGCCCGGCGCTCCTATGGCTTCGGACGGCGCGCAGGACTATCCCACCGTCACCGGCAACAAGGCGCTGATGCTCGAAGAGCCGCTGATCTTCGAGATCGGCGGCAAAGATACATGCGGCGTCGACTTCACTCCTCCCCTCCCGCTTGCGGGAGGGGCCGGGGGTGGGCCTGAAATCGAGACGGTGGTCAGTCCCACCCCTGACCCCTCCCGCCAGCGGGAGGGGAAATTGGGCAAGTTTGCCCGCACCCAGCCGCTCGGCCTGCCCGGGCTGTCAGAGCCGGAAACGGTGCGCCACTACACCCGCCTCAGCCGGCAGAACTACGGGATCGATCTCGGCTTCTTCCCGCTCGGTTCCTGCACGATGAAGCACAATCCGCGCCTGAATGAAAAGGTTGCGCGGATGCCCGGCTTTGCCGATGTCCATCCGTTGCAGCCGGTGGATACGGTGCAGGGCGCGCTGAAGGTGATCGACGAGCTGGCGCACTGGCTCATTACCCTCACCGGGATGAGCGCGGTGGCGATGAGCCCGAAGGCAGGCGCGCATGGCGAATTGTGCGGAATCCTCTGCATTCGCGCGGCGCTCGAAGCGCGCGGCGATGCGCGTGAAGTGGTGCTGGTGCCCGAAAGCGCCCACGGAACCAATCCCGCCACCGCGGCCTTCGCCGGATACAAGGTCGAGAACATTCCCGCCGACGCGCAAGGCCGGGTCGATCTGGCGGCGCTCAAGGCGCGGCTGGGGCCGGACGTTGCAGGCGTGATGATCACCAATCCCAACACCTGCGGACTGTTCGAACGCGACATGAAGGCGATTTCGGACGCGGTCCACGCGGCGGGCGGGCTGGTCTATTGCGACGGGGCGAATTTCAACGCAATCATGGGCCGGGTGCGCCCCGGCGACCTTGGCATCGACGCGATGCACATCAACCTGCACAAGACCTTCTCCACCCCGCACGGCGGCGGCGGGCCGGGTTCAGGGCCGGTGGTGCTCTCCGAAGCGCTTGTGCCCTTCGCCCCGCTACCTTTCGTGATGCGCAATGCCGATGGCTCGCTGCGGATGGTCGAGGAAGAGAACGCGGGCGAAGATGCCGCGCAGAGCTTCGGGCGGATGACCGCGTTCCATGGGCAGATGGGCATGTTCACCCGCGCGCTGACCTATATCCTCAGCCACGGCGCGGATGGCTTGCGGCAGGCATCGGGCGATGCGGTGCTCAACGCCAATTACGTGCTGCGCCAATTGGAAGACGTGCTCCACGCGCCGTTCGGGGCCACCGGGCCGTGCATGCACGAAGCACTGTTCGGGGACGAGGGTTTTGCCGATGGCCTGACCACGCTCGATCTCGCCAAGGGGCTGATCGACGAGGGCTTCCACCCGATGACGATGTATTTCCCGTTGGTGGTCCACGGAGCGATGCTGATCGAGCCGACCGAGACCGAGAGCAAGGCCGCGCTCGACCATTTCATCATGGCGATGCGCTCGCTGGCGGAGCGGGCGAAGGCGGGCGACCAGACCCTCAAGACCGCCCCCCATCACGCCCCGCGCGCCCGGCTGGACGAAGCACACGCCGCGCGGCATCCCCGGCTGGCATGGAGCGAGGTGGTGAGCTAG
- the gcvT gene encoding glycine cleavage system aminomethyltransferase GcvT, giving the protein MSEPANDSEAEDLPLEKLPLDAWHRQHGARMVPFAGYEMPIQYAKESGGGIVAEHEWTRSSASLFDVSHMGQLMFTADEPQACAIALEAILPAALSTLRPNHARYSLLLTEDGGILDDLIVTRLPDEQEGGADFYMVVNGAMKWDDIAHLREHLPDEITMTHLDEWALLALQGPEAASALEQLIPGVAELGFMTAGAFDWPQGNTALWISRTGYTGEDGFEISIEAERASAFCDALLADERVKPAGLGARDSLRLEAGLPLYGHDLTTETDPVSADLAFALSKPRREGGGYPGHGRLSKLLTDGAPTRRVGLALEGRQPAREGAEVFAGDQKVGTVTSGGFSPTLGHPIAMAYVDSAVAGDGTALEIEVRGRRLPARVTPLPFVPHCYIRKGA; this is encoded by the coding sequence ATGAGCGAACCTGCAAACGATTCCGAAGCCGAAGATCTCCCGCTGGAGAAGCTGCCGCTCGACGCCTGGCATCGCCAGCATGGCGCGCGCATGGTGCCCTTCGCGGGCTATGAAATGCCGATCCAGTATGCCAAAGAATCTGGGGGTGGCATTGTCGCCGAGCATGAATGGACGCGAAGCTCCGCCAGCCTGTTCGATGTCAGCCACATGGGGCAACTCATGTTCACTGCCGACGAGCCGCAAGCCTGCGCCATCGCCCTCGAAGCGATCCTTCCCGCTGCGCTGAGCACGTTGCGACCCAACCACGCACGCTATTCACTTCTTCTGACCGAGGATGGCGGCATTCTCGACGATCTGATCGTCACCCGCCTGCCAGACGAACAGGAAGGCGGAGCGGATTTCTACATGGTGGTCAACGGAGCGATGAAGTGGGACGACATTGCCCATCTGCGCGAACATCTGCCCGATGAAATCACCATGACCCATCTGGATGAGTGGGCCTTGCTGGCGCTCCAGGGGCCAGAAGCTGCTTCGGCACTGGAGCAATTGATCCCCGGTGTTGCGGAACTGGGTTTCATGACAGCAGGTGCGTTCGACTGGCCGCAGGGCAATACCGCGCTGTGGATCAGCCGCACCGGCTATACCGGCGAGGACGGGTTCGAGATTTCGATTGAGGCCGAACGCGCATCGGCCTTTTGCGATGCGCTGCTGGCGGATGAACGGGTCAAGCCCGCCGGGCTGGGCGCCCGCGATTCGCTGCGGCTGGAGGCGGGGCTGCCGCTCTATGGGCATGACCTGACCACCGAGACCGATCCTGTCAGCGCCGATCTCGCCTTCGCGCTAAGCAAGCCGCGCCGCGAGGGCGGCGGCTACCCCGGTCATGGCCGATTGAGCAAGCTGCTTACCGATGGTGCGCCTACCCGCCGCGTCGGCCTTGCGCTCGAAGGCCGCCAGCCTGCGCGCGAGGGGGCCGAGGTGTTCGCGGGCGATCAGAAAGTCGGCACCGTCACCAGCGGCGGCTTTTCGCCCACGCTCGGCCATCCGATCGCGATGGCCTATGTCGACAGTGCAGTCGCGGGCGACGGCACCGCGCTCGAAATCGAAGTGCGTGGGCGCCGCCTGCCCGCGCGCGTTACTCCCCTCCCCTTCGTCCCCCACTGTTACATCCGCAAAGGAGCCTGA
- a CDS encoding glycoside hydrolase family 3 C-terminal domain-containing protein — MGLALAGCATVPATDNSTSVSSAMPQGEDAVLADLVSRMSLERKIAQLIQPQINSFTPEDMERYRFGSYLNGGNGGPYGDEYASAAEWLRYADEMYDASVQPLPNGEPVIPTMWGTDAVHGHTNVVGATIFPHNIALGAAGDADLVRRIGHATAREIEVTGIDWNFSPTVAVAQDDRWGRTYESYSEDPDLVARLGAALVEGLQGRPGDADFLGDGRVIATAKHFFGDGGTDGGVDQGEVTGDIDALLALHGRPYPAAIGAGVEAVMASFNSINGEKMHGNGELLTGVLRGQMGFDGLVVGDWNGHGQVRGCTVTDCPQSLLAGLDIYMVPDDWRALMETLIAQVNDGTIPMARVDEAVTRVLRVKYRAGLLDADAERPSDRGVGGQFALLGSPEHRAVAREAVARSQVVLSNDGVLPLAAGATVLVAGSAADNVGQAAGGWTLTWQGGRELDRELFPNAQSIWEGLREAVSANGGRAFLSADGSFTARPDVAVVVFGEAPYAEFAGDQRDLVLRDEEGLELLRQLEAQGIPTVAVFLSGRPMWMNRELNLANAFVASWLPGSEGGGVADVLTGRVPATGRLSFSWPSDCNGAPLNGPDGALFRFGYGRSLDDHSALPALSEECAALAAFDGSEVFGSGRLALGVLANAGEGALPNLIGSEAGVSARGFDRNAQEDSREITMRSGSSLGIAQNMDSGGAWRITYEVVTRPTAPVSLRVGSASTIDLTPHFAHAFEKGFREMVITEACAPGLGQSITFATQGEVRFRIAEIRREELPQGTACSF, encoded by the coding sequence ATGGGCCTGGCGTTGGCCGGATGTGCTACGGTTCCGGCAACAGACAATTCCACTTCCGTCTCGTCGGCCATGCCGCAGGGCGAGGATGCCGTGTTGGCAGACCTCGTCAGCCGCATGTCGCTCGAACGCAAGATCGCCCAGCTGATCCAGCCGCAGATCAATTCCTTCACGCCCGAAGACATGGAACGGTACCGCTTCGGCAGCTATCTCAACGGGGGCAACGGTGGCCCCTACGGCGATGAGTACGCCTCGGCCGCCGAATGGCTGCGCTATGCCGACGAGATGTACGATGCTTCGGTGCAGCCGCTTCCCAATGGTGAACCGGTAATCCCGACGATGTGGGGGACCGACGCAGTTCACGGCCACACCAATGTCGTCGGCGCAACGATCTTCCCGCACAATATCGCACTGGGCGCAGCGGGCGACGCCGATCTGGTCCGACGCATCGGCCATGCCACCGCGCGCGAAATCGAAGTGACCGGGATCGACTGGAATTTCTCCCCCACCGTGGCCGTGGCGCAGGATGACCGCTGGGGCCGCACCTACGAAAGCTACTCGGAAGATCCCGATCTGGTCGCCCGCCTGGGCGCAGCGCTGGTCGAGGGCTTGCAGGGCAGGCCGGGCGACGCCGACTTCCTCGGCGATGGGCGCGTGATCGCCACGGCCAAGCACTTCTTCGGCGACGGCGGCACCGATGGCGGGGTCGACCAGGGTGAAGTCACCGGCGATATCGATGCGCTGCTGGCACTGCACGGTCGCCCCTATCCCGCCGCGATCGGCGCGGGGGTGGAAGCGGTGATGGCCAGCTTCAATTCGATCAATGGCGAAAAGATGCACGGCAACGGCGAGCTGCTGACCGGCGTGCTGCGCGGGCAGATGGGGTTTGACGGGCTGGTGGTCGGCGACTGGAACGGCCACGGGCAGGTGCGCGGCTGCACCGTGACCGATTGCCCGCAATCGCTGCTCGCCGGGCTCGATATCTACATGGTGCCCGATGACTGGCGCGCCCTGATGGAAACGCTGATCGCGCAGGTGAACGACGGGACGATTCCGATGGCGCGGGTGGACGAGGCGGTGACACGGGTGCTGCGGGTGAAGTACCGCGCGGGCCTGCTCGATGCCGATGCCGAGCGCCCTTCGGATCGTGGCGTCGGCGGCCAGTTCGCACTGCTCGGTTCGCCCGAACACCGCGCCGTGGCGCGCGAAGCCGTCGCCCGTTCGCAAGTGGTGCTGAGCAATGACGGCGTCCTGCCGCTCGCCGCCGGAGCCACTGTGCTGGTGGCAGGCAGCGCGGCGGACAATGTCGGTCAGGCTGCGGGCGGCTGGACACTGACCTGGCAGGGCGGGCGCGAGCTGGATCGCGAGCTGTTCCCCAACGCGCAATCGATCTGGGAAGGCCTGCGCGAAGCGGTTTCCGCAAACGGCGGGCGAGCTTTCCTGTCCGCAGACGGCAGCTTCACCGCGCGCCCCGATGTCGCGGTGGTGGTGTTCGGGGAGGCACCCTATGCCGAGTTCGCCGGAGACCAGCGCGATCTGGTGCTGCGCGACGAGGAGGGCCTTGAACTGCTCCGCCAGTTAGAAGCGCAGGGCATTCCCACCGTTGCGGTGTTCCTCTCGGGCCGCCCCATGTGGATGAACCGCGAGCTGAACCTGGCCAATGCCTTTGTCGCTTCGTGGCTGCCGGGCAGCGAAGGCGGCGGCGTGGCTGATGTGCTGACCGGCAGGGTGCCAGCGACCGGACGGCTTTCCTTCTCGTGGCCTTCGGATTGCAACGGCGCACCGCTGAACGGGCCGGACGGGGCACTGTTCCGCTTTGGCTATGGCCGCTCGCTGGACGATCATTCGGCGCTTCCCGCACTGAGCGAGGAATGCGCTGCATTGGCCGCGTTCGACGGCTCCGAAGTGTTCGGCTCGGGCCGACTGGCCTTGGGCGTGCTCGCCAATGCGGGTGAGGGCGCGCTGCCCAACCTGATCGGCAGCGAGGCTGGCGTTTCGGCGCGTGGGTTTGATCGCAATGCGCAGGAAGATTCGCGCGAGATCACCATGCGCTCCGGGTCCAGCCTTGGCATTGCGCAAAACATGGACAGCGGCGGCGCGTGGCGGATTACCTACGAAGTCGTCACCCGCCCCACCGCTCCGGTGAGCCTGCGGGTCGGCTCGGCCAGCACGATCGACCTGACGCCGCATTTCGCCCACGCCTTCGAAAAGGGCTTCCGCGAAATGGTTATCACCGAAGCCTGCGCGCCGGGGCTTGGCCAATCGATCACCTTCGCTACACAGGGCGAGGTGCGGTTCCGTATCGCCGAAATCCGCCGTGAGGAATTGCCGCAGGGCACTGCCTGTTCGTTTTGA
- a CDS encoding pre-peptidase C-terminal domain-containing protein — MKKAGFFTAVALGAMVMLAPVAAQDLAVGPSGLADTDASKQRKPRDGGGAIVLGDGVDGSLSRGTNTYVMQGRAGQRVRISLSSPRFDTVLRISGPNGFSAENDDAPGGATLDSMLEAVLPADGSYELVVSAFNGQGSGEYRLATMDPANPAPGGARPIAFGEAATGMLTPSDPTSFTGQYVDYYAFAGRAGQRVTFDLGSEDIDTLLTVYLPDGRQEMNDDRNGTANTDSLLSITLPTDGTYHVAASSFSPGEAGRYGLTVREAEAGVRTVRPSTGNSRVFALTVGVADYERISPLDRTDEDAERVSAALRSAGVLAPESVTLLNSRATRANFQAALTDLTNAMGEEDLLLIFYSGHGEKVENMTTEHDGSAETMELFDAPLYDYELAAMMENIDARTLLVIDACFAGGFDNVIDQRVDRMGIFSSDEDTLSLVATREKAGGHISHIFRQAIEGGADLDGDREVTAGELSEFMRRQFYRAVLEAPLATDAEDFRDMQVPGWQHIVIDRGGDGMPHQQVLMNLAQPSGGTLARAN, encoded by the coding sequence ATGAAGAAGGCCGGATTTTTCACTGCTGTTGCACTGGGGGCGATGGTTATGCTGGCGCCCGTTGCAGCGCAGGATCTTGCCGTCGGGCCATCGGGCCTTGCCGATACCGACGCGAGCAAGCAGCGCAAGCCGCGCGATGGTGGTGGTGCGATCGTGCTGGGCGACGGCGTGGACGGCTCGCTCTCGCGCGGCACCAACACCTACGTCATGCAGGGTCGCGCGGGGCAAAGGGTGCGAATTTCGCTCTCCTCGCCTCGCTTTGATACTGTGTTGCGGATTTCCGGACCTAACGGCTTTTCCGCCGAGAACGACGATGCTCCCGGCGGGGCAACGCTCGACTCGATGCTCGAAGCCGTGCTTCCGGCGGACGGCTCCTACGAACTGGTGGTATCAGCCTTCAACGGCCAGGGGAGTGGCGAGTACCGCCTCGCCACGATGGATCCGGCCAATCCGGCCCCCGGCGGTGCCCGCCCGATTGCTTTCGGCGAAGCGGCAACGGGGATGCTCACCCCCAGCGACCCCACCTCCTTCACCGGACAATATGTCGACTACTACGCGTTTGCAGGGCGAGCCGGACAGCGAGTGACCTTCGATCTCGGTTCGGAGGACATCGACACACTGCTCACCGTCTACCTGCCCGACGGACGGCAGGAAATGAACGACGATCGCAACGGCACGGCCAATACCGACAGCCTGCTCTCGATCACCCTGCCGACCGACGGCACCTATCACGTTGCCGCCAGCAGCTTCTCCCCCGGAGAAGCAGGCCGTTACGGGCTGACGGTGCGAGAGGCCGAGGCAGGCGTGCGCACCGTGAGACCATCCACGGGCAATTCGCGCGTCTTCGCCCTGACCGTGGGCGTCGCCGACTACGAACGGATCAGCCCGCTCGACCGCACCGACGAGGATGCCGAGCGCGTTTCCGCCGCACTGCGCAGTGCAGGCGTGCTCGCCCCCGAAAGCGTGACCTTGCTCAATTCCCGCGCCACCCGCGCCAATTTCCAGGCCGCGCTGACCGACCTGACCAATGCGATGGGCGAGGAAGACTTGCTACTGATCTTCTATTCGGGCCACGGCGAGAAGGTGGAGAACATGACCACCGAGCACGATGGCAGTGCCGAAACGATGGAACTGTTCGACGCGCCGCTCTACGATTACGAACTGGCGGCGATGATGGAGAACATCGATGCCCGCACGCTGCTGGTGATCGACGCCTGCTTTGCCGGCGGGTTCGACAACGTGATCGACCAGCGCGTGGACCGGATGGGCATTTTCAGCTCGGACGAGGATACGCTCAGCCTGGTCGCCACGCGGGAGAAAGCGGGCGGCCATATCAGCCACATCTTCCGGCAAGCGATCGAAGGCGGGGCAGACCTCGATGGCGACCGCGAAGTGACCGCGGGCGAGCTTTCCGAATTCATGCGCCGCCAGTTCTACCGCGCCGTGCTGGAAGCGCCGCTGGCCACCGATGCCGAGGATTTCCGCGACATGCAGGTGCCCGGCTGGCAGCACATCGTGATCGATCGCGGCGGCGACGGGATGCCGCACCAGCAAGTCCTGATGAATCTGGCCCAGCCAAGCGGGGGCACGCTGGCCCGCGCAAACTGA
- a CDS encoding sugar MFS transporter translates to MALAPGVSSSTDPSPVTDDSPPVDAPGLQYFVFGLFFIFGGITSLNDVIIPKLKELFTLSYTEAMLVQFCFFAAYAIVGIPGAKLVKKIGYMRGAVAGLVTMMAGCLLFIPASQTATYGIFLFALFILASGVVIVQVVANPLISLLGPPKTAHSRLTFAQAFNSLGTTIFPLVGAALILGSLATISADQLSGAELQAYQQAESEAIWQGYLGLAAMIGIVAAVVWMFRDRLRGEKHEASEGLAGLDLLKRGRFGYGALCIFLYVGAEVSIGSIIINYLAEERVLGQPESVIGWMIGLYWGGAMIGRFIGSAVLRVFSPGKILAFNAAGAILLILVSTNTGGSVAAYSLLAVGLMNSIMFPTIFSLACEKLGPRAADGSGIINVAICGGAIVPLLYGMVADATGGNLAVAMVIPIVCYAIIAGFGIFARRPA, encoded by the coding sequence ATGGCCCTTGCGCCCGGAGTTTCGAGCAGCACCGACCCTAGCCCCGTAACCGACGATTCACCGCCGGTAGATGCGCCGGGCCTGCAGTATTTCGTCTTCGGGCTGTTCTTTATCTTTGGCGGGATTACCTCGCTGAACGATGTCATCATTCCGAAGCTGAAAGAGCTCTTCACGCTCAGTTATACCGAGGCCATGCTGGTGCAATTCTGCTTCTTCGCCGCCTATGCCATTGTCGGGATTCCGGGCGCGAAGCTGGTGAAGAAGATCGGCTATATGCGCGGTGCGGTGGCGGGATTGGTCACCATGATGGCGGGCTGCCTGTTGTTCATCCCGGCCAGCCAGACAGCAACCTATGGCATCTTCCTGTTCGCGCTGTTCATCCTCGCCAGCGGCGTAGTGATCGTCCAGGTGGTGGCGAACCCGCTGATAAGTCTGCTTGGTCCGCCCAAAACCGCACATAGCCGCCTGACCTTTGCGCAGGCGTTCAATTCGCTGGGGACGACGATCTTCCCGCTCGTAGGGGCCGCGCTGATCCTGGGAAGCCTGGCAACGATAAGCGCAGACCAGTTGTCCGGTGCCGAGTTGCAGGCCTATCAGCAGGCCGAAAGCGAAGCGATCTGGCAGGGATATCTCGGTCTTGCGGCAATGATCGGGATCGTTGCTGCGGTCGTGTGGATGTTCCGTGACCGGCTGAGAGGCGAAAAGCACGAAGCCTCGGAAGGCCTCGCAGGTCTCGACCTGCTTAAGCGTGGCCGGTTCGGTTACGGTGCGCTGTGCATCTTCCTCTATGTCGGGGCGGAAGTCTCTATCGGTTCGATTATCATCAACTACCTTGCGGAAGAACGTGTGCTCGGCCAGCCCGAAAGCGTGATCGGCTGGATGATAGGCCTCTATTGGGGCGGCGCGATGATCGGTCGATTTATCGGTTCGGCGGTGCTGCGGGTGTTCAGCCCAGGCAAGATCCTTGCCTTCAATGCAGCGGGGGCGATCCTGCTGATCCTTGTCTCCACCAATACCGGCGGGTCGGTGGCAGCCTACTCTCTGCTTGCGGTGGGCCTGATGAATTCGATCATGTTCCCCACCATCTTCTCGTTAGCCTGCGAAAAGCTGGGGCCGCGCGCGGCAGACGGTTCGGGGATCATCAATGTTGCGATCTGTGGGGGTGCCATCGTGCCGCTGCTTTATGGAATGGTAGCCGATGCTACCGGTGGTAACCTGGCAGTGGCGATGGTGATCCCGATTGTCTGTTACGCGATTATTGCCGGGTTCGGGATTTTTGCCCGCCGCCCGGCCTGA